A window of Ignavibacterium sp. contains these coding sequences:
- a CDS encoding chemotaxis response regulator protein-glutamate methylesterase, whose protein sequence is MTNSRKIKVLVIDDSAFMRKTLSFMLESAGDIEVVATAKNGLEGFELIRTHQPDVVTLDFEMPGLNGLETLDKIMKDFPVPVLMVSSFTTEGADVTIKALSLGAVDFLPKEPSAVASGVMKIKDELIDKIRNIYKQTSIATRLKRISNITVGERKTTTKTIQAKDWIPSFDIKAILIGISTGGPLSLQKVIPHLHAHLPVPIVIVQHMPPMFTNSLAERLNKLSELTVIEAADNDLLESSKVYFAPGGKHLFVSQTSGRVSIKISDSPDNTLYKPCVDVTLNSMIDVFGKNVLPIIMTGMGKDGLEAVKRLKRIGGYAFAQDEDSSVVYGMPRAIVDSQLADLILPLDKIAYQINKIFKYEYSYAGNVV, encoded by the coding sequence ATGACAAATAGCAGAAAAATAAAAGTACTCGTTATTGATGACTCAGCTTTTATGAGAAAAACACTTTCTTTTATGTTAGAAAGTGCAGGTGATATTGAAGTTGTTGCTACAGCAAAAAATGGTTTGGAAGGTTTTGAATTAATAAGAACTCATCAACCGGATGTTGTTACTCTGGATTTCGAAATGCCAGGTTTGAACGGACTGGAAACTCTTGATAAAATTATGAAAGACTTTCCTGTTCCGGTTTTAATGGTAAGTTCATTTACCACCGAAGGTGCGGATGTTACAATCAAAGCATTGTCTTTAGGAGCAGTTGATTTCTTACCTAAAGAGCCAAGTGCCGTTGCAAGCGGAGTAATGAAAATAAAAGATGAACTGATTGATAAGATCCGAAATATTTATAAGCAAACTTCAATTGCAACCAGACTTAAACGAATATCAAATATTACAGTTGGTGAGAGAAAAACCACAACAAAAACAATTCAAGCCAAAGACTGGATTCCGTCATTTGATATTAAAGCAATTCTAATCGGAATTTCAACAGGAGGACCTTTATCGCTTCAGAAGGTTATTCCTCATTTACATGCTCATCTGCCAGTTCCAATTGTTATTGTTCAGCATATGCCACCAATGTTTACCAATTCATTGGCTGAAAGGTTAAACAAGTTAAGCGAGTTAACAGTAATAGAAGCAGCAGATAATGATTTGCTTGAATCTTCAAAAGTCTATTTCGCTCCTGGAGGTAAACATTTATTTGTATCCCAGACTTCCGGACGTGTATCTATAAAAATTTCAGATTCTCCCGATAATACATTGTACAAACCATGCGTTGATGTAACATTAAATTCAATGATAGATGTTTTTGGTAAGAATGTTCTTCCTATCATAATGACAGGTATGGGCAAGGATGGTTTGGAAGCAGTAAAAAGATTAAAGCGAATAGGTGGTTATGCTTTTGCTCAGGATGAAGACAGCAGTGTAGTTTATGGAATGCCAAGAGCAATAGTAGATAGTCAATTAGCTGATTTGATTTTACCTTTGGATAAAATCGCTTATCAGATAAATAAAATATTTAAATATGAGTATTCTTATGCAGGAAATGTTGTTTGA
- a CDS encoding chemotaxis protein CheA — translation MSKSEINPMLTDPEMKEIVDSFLIESKEIIDSLDVDLIELEKNPTDENLLNKVFRSFHTIKGSSGFLNLNKLTSLTHRCEDILNKLRKKEASLDSMVMDSILLGYDKMKELLNSIETNHNEDVEIENVIQKLQTTISKLGNKNKELIQIVETQKSKRGRKKKTEEKILVEAKKDLAVTKVEETSKQVQSEEQKSETENTNQENKKADNSIRVDVEKLDELLNMVSELVLGRNRLAQINLEVSREFEGTQLARELEDTTKLIDMMTNELQQLVMKTRMVKIGKVFNKYPRLVRDLSKTANKKINLIIEGEETELDKTLIEEINDPLVHILRNSIDHGIEKEEDRIKAGKNPVGTIKLNAEHEGNNIIITIEDDGKGIDPEVIKSKAISKGLISQQKADELSKQDLLNLIFLPGFSTAEVVTNISGRGVGMDVVKTNVTKLRGMINLESTVGVGTKIQIKLPLTLAIISGMIVKVDKEQFVIPLNSVIEVIRVHSENVYSINNKPVIKLRDRIIPLVSLRQVVLNQTEQSENNIWQYVVIVGLAERQVGIEVDELLGQKEIVIKSLGSYIGRVPGIAGSTIMGDGTVILILDINELINKTQHDK, via the coding sequence ATGAGTAAATCTGAAATAAATCCGATGCTCACAGATCCCGAAATGAAGGAGATCGTTGATAGCTTTCTGATTGAATCAAAGGAAATAATTGATTCTCTTGATGTGGATTTAATCGAACTGGAAAAAAATCCGACTGATGAAAACCTTTTGAATAAAGTTTTCCGTTCATTTCATACAATTAAAGGTTCATCCGGATTTCTTAATCTGAATAAACTTACCTCATTAACACATCGTTGTGAAGATATTCTTAACAAGCTCAGAAAGAAAGAAGCTTCACTTGATTCGATGGTGATGGATTCGATTCTACTTGGTTATGATAAGATGAAAGAATTACTGAACTCTATTGAAACAAATCATAATGAAGATGTTGAAATAGAAAATGTTATTCAAAAACTTCAGACAACAATTTCTAAACTTGGTAATAAGAATAAAGAACTGATTCAAATAGTCGAGACACAAAAAAGTAAAAGAGGCAGAAAGAAAAAAACTGAAGAAAAGATACTTGTCGAGGCGAAGAAAGATTTAGCTGTAACGAAAGTTGAGGAAACTTCGAAACAAGTTCAATCCGAAGAACAAAAATCAGAAACAGAGAATACTAACCAGGAAAATAAAAAAGCAGATAATTCAATTCGTGTTGATGTTGAAAAACTTGATGAACTATTAAATATGGTTTCTGAACTTGTGCTGGGTAGAAATCGACTTGCGCAGATAAATCTTGAAGTCTCAAGAGAATTTGAAGGAACGCAACTTGCCCGCGAACTTGAAGACACTACAAAGTTAATTGATATGATGACGAACGAATTACAGCAATTAGTAATGAAAACAAGAATGGTTAAGATTGGTAAAGTATTCAACAAATATCCTCGACTTGTAAGAGACTTATCTAAAACTGCTAATAAGAAAATAAATCTGATAATCGAAGGTGAAGAAACAGAACTTGATAAAACTCTTATTGAGGAAATTAACGATCCTCTTGTTCACATATTAAGAAACAGTATCGATCACGGAATTGAAAAAGAAGAAGACAGAATTAAAGCTGGTAAAAATCCTGTTGGAACAATAAAATTGAATGCTGAACACGAAGGGAATAACATAATCATCACTATTGAAGATGATGGAAAAGGAATTGATCCTGAAGTGATAAAATCCAAAGCAATTAGCAAAGGATTAATATCTCAACAAAAAGCAGATGAATTATCAAAACAGGATTTACTTAATCTGATTTTTCTTCCCGGATTTTCTACCGCTGAGGTTGTAACAAACATTTCGGGAAGAGGAGTTGGAATGGATGTGGTTAAAACGAATGTAACAAAGTTAAGAGGAATGATAAACCTTGAATCAACAGTCGGAGTTGGAACAAAAATTCAGATAAAGCTGCCTCTAACTTTGGCAATTATAAGCGGAATGATTGTAAAAGTTGATAAAGAACAATTCGTTATTCCACTTAACTCGGTTATTGAAGTAATAAGAGTTCATTCAGAAAATGTTTATTCCATTAATAATAAACCTGTAATAAAACTTCGTGACAGAATTATTCCTCTTGTTTCTTTAAGGCAAGTTGTATTAAATCAAACTGAGCAATCTGAAAATAACATTTGGCAATATGTTGTTATTGTTGGTCTGGCAGAAAGACAAGTCGGAATTGAAGTTGATGAATTATTAGGACAAAAAGAAATTGTAATTAAATCTCTTGGCAGTTATATCGGAAGAGTTCCGGGAATTGCCGGTTCAACCATAATGGGTGACGGAACAGTAATTTTAATTCTTGATATCAACGAACTGATAAATAAAACTCAGCATGACAAATAG
- the fliE gene encoding flagellar hook-basal body complex protein FliE: MAIESIGGKLPSLIQEVQKQSKDISGFGNVLGEFIGSVNDDQLKSSEITKDFINGDGVEIHEVMIAGEKAKTSLELLMEIRNKTIDMYRELTRMSI; encoded by the coding sequence ATGGCAATAGAATCAATCGGTGGAAAACTTCCTTCGTTAATTCAGGAAGTTCAAAAACAATCTAAAGATATTTCCGGATTCGGAAATGTGCTTGGGGAATTTATCGGTTCAGTAAATGATGATCAGTTAAAGTCATCCGAGATAACAAAAGATTTTATAAATGGTGATGGAGTTGAAATTCACGAAGTAATGATTGCCGGAGAAAAAGCAAAAACAAGTCTCGAACTTCTGATGGAAATCAGAAATAAAACAATTGATATGTATCGCGAACTAACAAGAATGTCAATTTAA
- the flgB gene encoding flagellar basal body rod protein FlgB, with the protein MSTQTIKLLEKFIDYCSVKNKVISKNIANIGTENYKREDVSFQEMLDTKMNQMRTTSPKHISFLPMSETQFQIYKDKGMENVSGVNNVDIDKEMSELAANALLFRFSSKKIGDYYRGLQNVIKGGGKL; encoded by the coding sequence ATGAGTACACAAACAATAAAACTACTTGAAAAATTTATTGATTACTGTTCGGTAAAGAACAAAGTAATCAGTAAAAACATTGCAAACATCGGTACTGAAAATTATAAGAGAGAAGATGTTTCTTTCCAGGAAATGCTCGACACAAAAATGAATCAGATGAGAACCACGAGTCCAAAGCACATCAGTTTTCTCCCGATGAGTGAAACTCAGTTTCAGATTTACAAAGATAAAGGAATGGAAAATGTTTCTGGTGTTAACAATGTGGATATTGATAAAGAAATGTCCGAGCTAGCTGCTAATGCACTTCTCTTCAGATTCTCTTCGAAAAAAATTGGCGATTACTATCGCGGTCTTCAAAATGTAATTAAAGGCGGAGGTAAATTATGA
- the flgC gene encoding flagellar basal body rod protein FlgC: MKIGDNILGFGISAKGLSVQRKKMNLIAENLANGNSVRTADGQPVKRKILNVTQKKNVLNHQVVDFSKTMKLATTNPNHISNPTLTTNKTSSTSDLEFKVTEDNTPGDIVYMPEHPNADENGYVQMSNINTITEMIDMIAASRSYEANLTAFNASKQMAKDSLEI, encoded by the coding sequence ATGAAAATCGGTGATAACATTCTGGGCTTTGGAATCAGTGCAAAAGGGTTGAGCGTTCAAAGAAAGAAAATGAATCTTATTGCAGAAAATCTTGCAAACGGAAACTCTGTTAGAACTGCTGATGGTCAGCCAGTAAAAAGAAAAATTCTTAATGTAACTCAGAAGAAAAATGTTCTAAACCATCAAGTGGTTGATTTTTCCAAAACAATGAAACTTGCTACGACAAATCCAAATCATATTTCAAATCCGACACTAACCACAAACAAAACAAGTTCAACTTCGGACCTCGAATTCAAAGTAACCGAAGACAATACTCCTGGTGATATTGTTTATATGCCTGAACATCCAAACGCAGATGAAAACGGTTATGTGCAGATGTCTAATATCAATACTATTACAGAAATGATTGATATGATTGCAGCTTCAAGAAGTTATGAAGCTAATCTCACAGCATTTAATGCATCAAAGCAAATGGCAAAAGATTCATTGGAGATATAA